In one window of Hyla sarda isolate aHylSar1 chromosome 1, aHylSar1.hap1, whole genome shotgun sequence DNA:
- the LOC130282143 gene encoding uncharacterized protein LOC130282143 isoform X3, translating into MTSRAKGRQQACEKKWDLRKLQRELQCGWDVREELEETKKSLERKLHAGHTPLTELQDETGHMRRGKEVVMGVVSDFYSNLYASKSSNPKAAKRFLSELFAENIWQNGEIRGIIAPGPDRYEAKCSLYMDDVTVFCADQRSVTALVQTCEDFGKASGAKVNCGKSEAMLFGEWHLASSAPFPFTVKPDFIPNSGSLVWQGRSGPQDLARQARKDEL; encoded by the exons gcaaaaggcagacaacaagCGTGTGAGAAGAAGTGGGACCTCAGGAAGCTGCAGCGTGAGCTCCAGtgcggctgggacgtcagggaggagctggaggagaccaaaaagagcttggaaag gaagctccatgctggccacacgcCCCTAACTGAGCTGcaagatgagaccggacacatgaggaggggcaaggaggtggtgatgggggtcgtctcagacttctacagcaacctctacgcctcTAAGTCATCCAACCCCAAAGCTGccaagaggttcctgtcag agctctttgctgagaatatctggcagaatggagagatcagagggatcatcgcaccaggaccagatcgctacgaggccaagtgctcgctctacatggacgacgtgaccgtcttctgcgctgaccagcgttcggtgactgcactcgtccagacctgtgaGGACTTCGGCAAAGCTtcaggggcaaaagtcaactgcgggaagtcagaagccatgctcttcggggaatggcacctggcttcttccgctcccttcccctttactgttaagccggacttcattccaAATTCTGGGAGTCTGGTTTGgcaaggaaggagcggccctcaAGACTTGGCAAGACAGGctaggaaagatgaactctaa
- the LOC130282143 gene encoding uncharacterized protein LOC130282143 isoform X1, protein MTSRAKGRQQACEKKWDLRKLQRELQCGWDVREELEETKKSLERYFEEESKQIVFRSKVENLEKGEKCNSFFFRKLHAGHTPLTELQDETGHMRRGKEVVMGVVSDFYSNLYASKSSNPKAAKRFLSELFAENIWQNGEIRGIIAPGPDRYEAKCSLYMDDVTVFCADQRSVTALVQTCEDFGKASGAKVNCGKSEAMLFGEWHLASSAPFPFTVKPDFIPNSGSLVWQGRSGPQDLARQARKDEL, encoded by the exons gcaaaaggcagacaacaagCGTGTGAGAAGAAGTGGGACCTCAGGAAGCTGCAGCGTGAGCTCCAGtgcggctgggacgtcagggaggagctggaggagaccaaaaagagcttggaaaggtactttgaggaggaatccaagcaaatcgtctttcgttccaaggtggagaacctggagaagggtgagaagtgcaactctttctttttcaggaagctccatgctggccacacgcCCCTAACTGAGCTGcaagatgagaccggacacatgaggaggggcaaggaggtggtgatgggggtcgtctcagacttctacagcaacctctacgcctcTAAGTCATCCAACCCCAAAGCTGccaagaggttcctgtcag agctctttgctgagaatatctggcagaatggagagatcagagggatcatcgcaccaggaccagatcgctacgaggccaagtgctcgctctacatggacgacgtgaccgtcttctgcgctgaccagcgttcggtgactgcactcgtccagacctgtgaGGACTTCGGCAAAGCTtcaggggcaaaagtcaactgcgggaagtcagaagccatgctcttcggggaatggcacctggcttcttccgctcccttcccctttactgttaagccggacttcattccaAATTCTGGGAGTCTGGTTTGgcaaggaaggagcggccctcaAGACTTGGCAAGACAGGctaggaaagatgaactctaa
- the LOC130282143 gene encoding uncharacterized protein LOC130282143 isoform X2 produces MFIPNINSADPLSVTLGTITSCPAKGRQQACEKKWDLRKLQRELQCGWDVREELEETKKSLERKLHAGHTPLTELQDETGHMRRGKEVVMGVVSDFYSNLYASKSSNPKAAKRFLSELFAENIWQNGEIRGIIAPGPDRYEAKCSLYMDDVTVFCADQRSVTALVQTCEDFGKASGAKVNCGKSEAMLFGEWHLASSAPFPFTVKPDFIPNSGSLVWQGRSGPQDLARQARKDEL; encoded by the exons gcaaaaggcagacaacaagCGTGTGAGAAGAAGTGGGACCTCAGGAAGCTGCAGCGTGAGCTCCAGtgcggctgggacgtcagggaggagctggaggagaccaaaaagagcttggaaag gaagctccatgctggccacacgcCCCTAACTGAGCTGcaagatgagaccggacacatgaggaggggcaaggaggtggtgatgggggtcgtctcagacttctacagcaacctctacgcctcTAAGTCATCCAACCCCAAAGCTGccaagaggttcctgtcag agctctttgctgagaatatctggcagaatggagagatcagagggatcatcgcaccaggaccagatcgctacgaggccaagtgctcgctctacatggacgacgtgaccgtcttctgcgctgaccagcgttcggtgactgcactcgtccagacctgtgaGGACTTCGGCAAAGCTtcaggggcaaaagtcaactgcgggaagtcagaagccatgctcttcggggaatggcacctggcttcttccgctcccttcccctttactgttaagccggacttcattccaAATTCTGGGAGTCTGGTTTGgcaaggaaggagcggccctcaAGACTTGGCAAGACAGGctaggaaagatgaactctaa